The genomic region cctttcaggaagctttgggtacgagactactttacagtacggcatatcatccacaaacggacggacagtctgagagaactattcagaccttggaagatatgctgcgagcatcggtgttacagtttagtgatgcttggcaccagcggttagatttgatggaatttgcttacaacaacagtttccattcgagcattggcatggcgccatttgaagccttgtatggtagatcttgtcgcactccgttatgttggtcagaggttggcgagaGAGTCTTggtaggtccggagattgtcgaggagacgactcaaaatgttcaggtaattaggtctaacctgaaagcagctcaggacagacagaaaagtttagcagatcggcatgctacggacagaacgtatgaggtcggagattgggtatttctgaagctttcaccgtggagaggtgttgtgcggtttggaaagaaagggtagttgagtcccaggtatatcggaccgtacatagtcacagaaaaagttggtgaggtagcttataggttggagttgcctccggagttggctaaagtgcataacgtttttcacgtgtctatgctccgacattacgttgctgatccattgcatgtgatacctcctcaaccgttagagataaatccagatttgacgtacgacgaggaaccgttaacgatcttagattggaaagaaaaggttctgaggaacaagacggtgaatttggtgaaagttttgtggaggagtcactcggttgaagaagctacatgggagacagaagaacgaatgagggatttgtatcctagattgttctttgaccagtAGGGGTgtattttggttgttttgaatttcgggacgaaattctattaaggtgggtaggttgtaacatcccgtcccgaaactaaagaaacgtacatttaaatttacgttattacccctagttcgttcgTGTACgattagttttgtgttgtgtgatgtggtgggaccacacacactcatacactctcttttctcccgggattctctccctcattccctcactctttgtctctctgtctctctctctctctctcttcctccccgagttcaccttcttcttcttcctctacacacggacacacatacaaacctaatcaaatcttcaccaaacaagaaaccaagaccaccatcgtgttcgtggagctgagaggagttcaaaggtgccattttcaggtaaggatatcgttgttttcacgtcgtttcaacgaggtccgattattgcactgttcatgcaaacctaatctagcttgttttaggagattctaagcttgtagatgtgtttgtgaggtcccaaggagcctcggagtggttcgttgggtgaatttggacgtcgggatcgtcctgtacgaagttggccgattcttgaagttgaagacaggtatgatctagcaatttttaggccttaaaactagtctaacgttgttctactagtcctaggcttcattttggtataaagaacgtgaaatttggttgaaaaacgaaggaatattccgtcagttaacggaatattcctgacggcgtctgttgacaccgtcagtgtgcagtgcacgtgggccgcgcgtgggggcgcgtaggtccgtgcggggtcaggcgcgtgggggcgcgtgcgtggtccaaaaatttttctaaaaatatgggtgtgatcctgaggttgtgtagatcacattggtatattcatttgtccaatttgagcaatgtatgagaagttattacgagaagttgcttaggtgcttttaaattaatgttttcgtaactttgtctcgtataggtgattcgttttccgaggacgagcgtacacactcgaggcaggggggctacgacccttctaattatcagtgagtggacttttgttttccgtatatacctatatacatattaattcccagaaattaaatagaaaaggttattgttttatgccatgcattatatgaatgttgtttacgcatcattgcatgtattattggtgacatacatacatatatacatgtgtatttggtgctgtggatgcacaggtaagtgcaggtaagcggtattcaggtggttatacattcctgtttattatgcaatagtagttgaaatgcttagagagctcataatctgcacccccggtgttagtgctcccgtccagggccagggcacagccttcacgtgtatgttcaccagcaccgcatgctcgtcttggatccaagttaggtgcaagcctgtcgtagagatcacattaggtggttccgacttgtaggtgacccgcgatttatcgcacagcttcacgtgatcgtagcactagagcatacatatatattacacccagcttgtcgtgcagaccacgttaggtggttccgactcgtgtgcagattcagtgattgagttgagcgtggagctctaggtgcagcggtacatgtcacgttaggtgactcccgactgccagattatatattgtgatgtgatttacgcttgagcatttacatttattatgagattctattgtggcatattctcaagcatgaatggcatattgtgagcatgaatggcatatcatgggacatgattgacatatctatacatacgtatatatgttcattttctgggaagtatacaggttttacggcgaggggttagaatgtgttttgctaaagagttttcaaagaactttgtttttgcccactcacgcttttgtttttgcgcccctccaggttctagtggtctagaaggttcggtggttttccccagagggcgtcccggcaatttctgacagacactcaccattgtagggtcaccttcgggtgtacatatgtcgtatcttttccttttggactgttgtagacttgctctgaattgtgtctcacatacactagtactttgtatgttattaggtttttaactattcgtacttttatattaccttcttaattagcttccgcacgcgcacatggttacgtcaccttcgtgtgacggccagcacgccctgatctcggtcggggtgtgtcagttaaTATCCAAActgatttaattaatttttcacattaaatccAAATCTCCATCTAATGAAAACAAACATGTAAGAGGAAGTTGCTTGAGTTGAAGACGGGTTAAAATCTCTCTTATATTGAATGATTTTACTATTATTAACATCAAGACCTCCGAACCTTTAACACTTTTTTTAAGCTAGCTAGGTTTTAAACACGTCAATGGAAATAATATACCAATTGTGTATTTAGCTAAAGTTTAATTCATATATGATACGTGTTTTATGCTTTATTcgttaaaaaacataaatatttgTCCCATGTGAAAATTTGTATGCAATAAGTTGAGCAGATAAGTGGAACTACATGCATACACATGCCCTTGTGGAGGAAATTGTACCCAAAATGTTCACTGCATACACATGCCCTTGTGGAGGAAATTGTACCCAAAATGTTCACTTACTTTCACACCGGTTCGCCGATCAAGACAAATGCACATTCGAATCACATCACTTGAGCTATTCCAATCACTTCAACTCCTGCCAACATCTCACCAGGGACCCAACTGAAATGCTTGTcttttcatttgataattatttgtGACAATTGGGTTTATACGGAGTTTGAAATTTCCCCtcccttaaattattgtaataattttaaaCACTTATTCCTCCTCTTAATaataatgttttatttttaatcataatGGTACAAATTTTATTATGACCCAATTGTCCCACATGCGACATTTTAGTGTGGTTATCGAGCGGTCTTCCCTTACAAGCCAGTTTTTCAAGAAATTCAACTATGAGCTCTTAACAACTGGCTGCTCGGTTTCACCGCACAACTAAACCTAAATTATGTGGAAGGGGCAACTTACATGCTACTGGTAGATAAGTGAAGCCGTTTCAAAGGAAGTAAAAGAGTTACCACTGGGTCAATGTCGATAGAGTTGGACAAACAAGAATATTGGATATGGcagaaaaataacatttttttaaagCTCTTGGGCACCCTTCTCTTTCAAGTTTGATTCTATAggtaaaagaaaattagtttGTACATATATccatatttatatgtatatatatacatttgcAAGCACATAGAGACAATGACATGCACCCATCCCACCCACTATCAAATGGGTGGTGTTGGGTGAGCACTTGTATTCTTTACCATCTTGGTTTTCAGATTTGGTGATGGGACATAAAGTTGTACAACTGTCTTTACCATTTGGTAGCAAATTTGCAAATAGGACTTGAGCCAATCTCTGAAAAATGGAGATCTTCAATGTGAAATGCATGGCCATATTTGGGAGCCTATAGAATTGATGGAAGAGACTATACAGATTTGGTGCATTTGAGCACTTGTATCCCTTTGGCTATCGGACATAAAGTGTTGACATTGCAAGCATGGTTTTGGAGCGGGAGATAGGTCATGAGAGCATTAAGGTGCAGAACACAACTTCATGAAAGTACACGCAGATTGCAGTTGAGAGCATCATCTTTGCCAGATGGAGATTAAATGAGATTTGTCAAGAACCTTCAACTGGAAAGAAAAGATAAGAGACAGTATCCATCACACATCATGTTAGTCCCACCAAACAGCCACTACCAAAAGTTGGAGACAAAAAATACTGCTAGCAAGAacaaaaagttgaagaaaaagcAAACCAAATTGAAGACCTGTTCTTCTGTATGGCATTTATACCAGCTGACAAACACAGCCATTCAATAATTCTTACAAATAGATATATTtaccattaaaaaaataaataaaacactgTAAAGATAGGCCAAATGATTCAATTTTGAAGAGTTAGGAATGGCATTATATATTAGGGTCGCCATTTGGGACTGCTTACATAAGGAGCACTTTTGTTCATCATAAGGGTTTCTGCTAGAAGTGATTTTCTTTAAAAGCACgttgaaattattattaaaaattcaaatgcttcCTGGAAAAGCAGTTGGGAGTGCTTCTCTAGAAATTGTTTGTGTGACTTGGAAACATTTTAAGTTTTCTTACTAAACATAGACTGAAGTGCTTATGGTTGGCAGAAACCACCTTCTAGCCATTCCAAAAGCAGCCACAAATACACCCTGATATAGATGATGTATGGAATCAACAGCTTGCAGGTCTCACCACAgaacttttgtttttatttttgtaccaAAAGCTATTTTATTGTCCAGAACAAATTCAAAGCAATGGAGGTTTCAAAAGCTTCGAAtacaatatttcataatttgtgtTCTTTCTCTAAATCATGCATTGGCATAGTTTATAGCTAGAAAGCAACTCAGAAAATTCCTGTCTTCCTTGTGTCAAACATCAATTGAACTAATAATTAGGATAATCATAAAAATGAAGGATCCAAAAGACTATAACAGTAGTGCTACCAAGGTGGATAAGCATCATTAGTTCCACAATACCTCAGAATCAGGTATAGCTAATaatttacaaatataagttttcGACAAATAGGATCAGTGATTGGGTTGTTTTATCACTAAATGGTTGAGGAAGGGGTCTAAACTTTGGTTTGTAATTACTGCCTCTAGGTTTGGTAGAATTCAATTGAATTCAAGTCCCTCTATGACTAACTATAGCAGGTATTTGTCTCGTTAAAGTACAAAACAGTTGCTGGTGAGACACAAATAGATGGGAGTTGTTCTGTTTCTGAGTTTGATCTATAGCTAGAAGCCTAGGATCGACTAATAGACAACATTTATAGGGTTCCCTTCATCCATGACAAGTTCACCCACATTGTCGTTGCTATTAATTTAAGTGCAAAAGCGAAAATTACAAAGGAACACAACTGATGGATTGTGACATTCTAACACAACAGATAGATTGTGACATTCTAACTGTTGGGTACCCTAAATGGTCACACAATCACTTATGGATAGGTGACATCCCTACCTGCCCAGCTAGGTCTACGGTCTTTTGCAAACTTGTAAATTCTAAGCTTGTCCACATCCTCCTGAAGAGAGGATGACACGGTCTTGACGTTCAGTGGACCATTGTGAAACAAGGGAACTAGATGGGGCTGGGAAAGGTAAACGTAGAGTAACACAAAAGGAACATTTCAAGAACCAAAAGACTAAGAGAACAAAGGAAACAACGATGCTTGGGGAGTTGATGTTTTCCAAGTTTATGCTTATTGAGAAAATGTAGATTCAAAATATACTAATCATAACCCTTAAAGGGTTAAACAGACACAACAATCCCAATAACAATACGAAACTAAATAAcaatcatattatttaatttagaaAACCAGATCACCTGTGTTCTAATCAGGGGACCAAATATCCGAAGGGAGactatcttaaaattttaatcacaAGTTGTAGTAAAGATGATAATCATGTCAAACTTGTTActaattaaaaacataattaaGAACTGAACATATAAAAGAACAACATAACCACCAAACTACGTCAAGACTTGAATTATTTTCTTGTTACGATCTCTTTTACTTTCAAAATTATCATTcacattgaaagaaaaatattgtactaaattttttaatgcTGATGCTCCCCTAGAAAAACAACTGAAAAATATTATTGCCCCGTTCCCACTTAAGCATTATGTGCCTACAAACAGGATGTCATCATGTACCTCCACAACACACAAGAGACTACTAAGATGGCATACCAGACGTCACCACACGATGAGCCTTAATACATTTGGGTGACAACAAAAACAATAGTTTCTAGAATTTGTAGGAAGAAATTTCAATAAACCAAACTCATGTCTGATTAGCTTAATTCAAGGCTAATTTCCAGAGCAGATTTGAGTCTTATATAACTACCCATGTATTCTCTTCAAAAGAACTATAATAAACATACTGacttttccttttcctcttcCTAAATTATCTATTGAACAATGATTCAGATGTTAGATGTTGAGATGAACACTTGCAGCTCAGATAAATTGGCTAAAGCCGCCTGTAAAGAACAATCCAGATTTTCATATTTTATCTATGTCGTTCAAGAAACTTTTAGTGGATCCGTGTATAATATATGATGTGCTATTAAAGACATAAACTCActagaaaattgaaaacctaaatGTCTTTTAAATTGATATTGCATAATTATATCATGAGATGGAAAATAAAGCAAGAGAGGAAATctcaactttttattttgacTTTGGGAAAACTAACCTAAATTATCGTCAAATATGTGATTACCAATAATCTCCACATGAGCATGCCCCTTCTTTGAAGTGGTGAAACCGATTTGCATCTCGAACAATGATAACCCTTTGTGTTATAGCCGATACAAACTTGATAAACGAGTGGCAGTCACCACAAACCCTAAGATTTTTTGTAATTCTGATCGGAGTTCCATCAGCAGTGGCAAGAAGACCAAATGCAATTGCCAACTTCTCACTATGTGAAGACAACATACCCAACTTCACTTCCTCGTCAACATCATGTAACACAAAATTTGTATCTGGGACATAACCAGCCAGTTCCAACTTCTCATTCAAACTCTTGATCATCGCATAAATCTTTTCTGACCATGGATGAGACCTATCGCCCACGCTAAATTGGTAAATTTTGTTATCCACTTCAATCCAAGTCAAACCCggaattttcttcaatttcctcTGGGTCATCAGATCTCTCATTTTTGACATTTCCTTCCACCTACCTTCTCGTGCATATATATTTGAAAGCAATACATAATGCCCCGCGTTTTCTGGCTGTAGTTCAAGAAGAGAATTCACTACCTTTTTTGCCAGGTCTACATTCCCATGGATTCTACATGCGCCAAGAAAAGCTCCCCATAACCCCTCATCTTTCTCAACTGCCGTGCTCTCGACTAATTTTAAGGCGTCATCAAGTCTCCCAGCACGGCCCAAGAGATCAACCATACAAGTATAATGTTTGACATCTGCTCTGACAGCATATTCATCCCACATCGAAGAGAAAAACCGAAGACCCTCTTCGATCAAGCCTGAATGACTACAAGCATATAATAGCGAAATAAAAGTTATTGCATTTGGTGACACTCCACTGCTTAACATCATTTCAAAAATATCAATAGCTTTTCGGCCGTGCCCATGATAACCATAAGCTGCAATCATAGCACTCCATGTTATAACATTCTTTACGTGCATCCCATCAAAAATTTCCCTAGCAGAATCAACACATCCGCACTTAGCATACATATCAATCATCGCCGTTCCTAAGATCACATCCAACGAAAACTTATTCCTACATATATAATCATGAACAAGCCTGGCTTTATGCATAGCCCCCAATTTTGCACAAGCATTAACAACAGTAGCCATAGCAACCTTATCTGGTAAAAGACCTCCATCAACCATCCGATCAAACAAAACCAAAGCCTCATCAGCATTCCTGCACTCAGCAAATGCACCAATCATCACTGTCCAACTCACAAGATCCCTGCTCTGCATATTATCAAACAGTTGGCGGGCATCATCGATAACAGTacattttgcatac from Pyrus communis chromosome 9, drPyrComm1.1, whole genome shotgun sequence harbors:
- the LOC137744566 gene encoding putative pentatricopeptide repeat-containing protein At3g23330, with protein sequence MLQNLTVANKLLYMYTQQRVLGEAYALFGGMEEKDAVSWSVMVGGFVKAGDFTNGFATFRELIRGGVSPDNYTLPFVIRVCRDLMDLQMGRLVHGIVLKHGLVSDNFVCAALVDMYAKCTVIDDARQLFDNMQSRDLVSWTVMIGAFAECRNADEALVLFDRMVDGGLLPDKVAMATVVNACAKLGAMHKARLVHDYICRNKFSLDVILGTAMIDMYAKCGCVDSAREIFDGMHVKNVITWSAMIAAYGYHGHGRKAIDIFEMMLSSGVSPNAITFISLLYACSHSGLIEEGLRFFSSMWDEYAVRADVKHYTCMVDLLGRAGRLDDALKLVESTAVEKDEGLWGAFLGACRIHGNVDLAKKVVNSLLELQPENAGHYVLLSNIYAREGRWKEMSKMRDLMTQRKLKKIPGLTWIEVDNKIYQFSVGDRSHPWSEKIYAMIKSLNEKLELAGYVPDTNFVLHDVDEEVKLGMLSSHSEKLAIAFGLLATADGTPIRITKNLRVCGDCHSFIKFVSAITQRVIIVRDANRFHHFKEGACSCGDYW